In the Tenrec ecaudatus isolate mTenEca1 chromosome 16, mTenEca1.hap1, whole genome shotgun sequence genome, one interval contains:
- the LOC142429460 gene encoding small ribosomal subunit protein uS12-like: MGKCRGLHTARKLSSHRRDQKLHDKQYKKAHLDTALKANPSGGTSHAKGIVLEKVGVEAKQPNSAIRKRVHVQLIKHGKKITVFVPNDGCLNFTEENDEVLVAGFGRKGHAIGDIPGVRFKVVKVANVSLLALYKGKKERPRS; this comes from the coding sequence ATGGGCAAGTGCCGAGGTCTTCATACTGCTAGGAAGCTCAGCAGCCACCGACGGGACCAGAAATTGCACGATAAACAGTACAAAAAGGCACATTTAGACACAGCTCTGAAAGCCAACCCCTCTGGAGGCACTTCCCATGCAAAGGGAATTGTGTTGGAAAAAGTGGGAGTGGAAGCCAAACAGCCAAATTCCGCCATTCGCAAGCGTGTCCATGTCCAACTGATCAAGCACGGCAAGAAAATCACAGTTTTTGTGCCCAACGATGGGTGCTTGAACTTTACTGAGGAAAACGATGAAGTTCTGGTGGCTGGATTTGGTCGCAAAGGTCATGCCATTGGTGACATTCCTGGAGTCCGCTTTAAGGTTGTCAAAGTAGCCAATGTGTCCCTCCTGGCCTTATACAAAGGCAAGAAGGAAAGGCCAAGATCATAA